The following are from one region of the Arachis duranensis cultivar V14167 chromosome 10, aradu.V14167.gnm2.J7QH, whole genome shotgun sequence genome:
- the LOC107471837 gene encoding ABC transporter C family member 2 isoform X1: MQNQDPSWIGYIYAFSIFVGVSLGVLCEAQYFQNVMRVGFQLRSTLVAAIFRKSLRLTNEGRKKFSSGKLMNMITTDANALQQICQQLHGLWSAPFRIIIAMVLLYQQLGVASLIGSLMLVLIVPLQTYVIAKMRKLTKEGLQQTDKRVGIMHEILAAMDTVKCYAWETSFQCRVQSIRDYELSWFRKAHLLNALNTFILNSIPVLVTVTSFGMFTLLGGELTPARAFTSLSLFTVLRFPLNMLPNLLSQVANANVSLQRLEELFLAEERNLKQNPPLVPGLPAISIKNGNFSWDAKAEKSTLSNINVEIPIGSLVAIVGGTGEGKTSLISTMIGELPLLNDGNAIIRGTVAYVPQISWIYNATVSCSLLMLLNIFTYFFCNKFKRNKYCNLLLNHIFLQVRENILFGSEFEYERYWKAIDVTALQHDLNLLPARDFTEIGERGVNISGGQKQRVSLARAVYSDSDVYIFDDPLSALDAHVAHEVFKNCIKEALGGKTRVLVTNQLHLLPQVDKIILLSDGMIKEQGTFEELSKCGYLFQRLMENAGKMEQQSESNEGREDHVEVNVSTSSNEALVQIPNDTSYEKKGKLRKSVLVKQEERETGVVSLKVLARYKSALGGLWVVFILFACYTLTEVLRISSSTWLSVWTDQDSTSDYNPVYFLVVYALFSFGQVAVTLANSYWLIISNLRAAKRLHDAMLDKILRAPMVFFQTNPVGRIINRFAKDMGDIDTMVSTLVNQFMGQLWQLLSTFVLIGTVSTISLWAIMPLLIFFYGAYIYYQSTAREVKRLDSITRSPVYAHFGEALNGLASIRAYKAYDRMAHINGKFMDKNIRFTLVNISSNRWLTIRLESLGGLMIWFIATFAVLQNGRSENQAAFASTMGLLLSYTLNITSLLSGVLRQASRAENSLNAVERVGTYIDLETEAPRIIETNRPPPGWPTSGLVEFENVVLSYRPELPPVLHGLSFTVLPTEKVGVVGRTGAGKSSMLNALFRIVELQSGRIIIDGFDISMFGLADLRRVLTIIPQSPVLFSGTVRFNLDPFTEHNDADMWQALERAHLKDVIRRNPLGLDAQVLEGGDNFSVGQRQLLSLARALLRRSKVLVLDEATAAVDVRTDALIQKTIRQEFQSCTMLIIAHRLNTVIDCNRILLLDSGRVLEYDSPDKLLSNEASAFYKMVQSTGAANAEYLCSLVFGRIVNNSNEENKGLENQMRQLASSNWAAATQCAIAATLSSLHLNLQSPNETKDNKDFLEKTKDALTTLQEVLEGKHDDVIQQTLVKHNVPTERWWSTLHQLVEGLSVLIKLHPKNIQQLELDFERRSFH, translated from the exons ATGCAAAATCAAGATCCATCTTGGATTGGTTATATCTATGCTTTCTCCATATTTGTTGGAGTG TCACTTGGTGTTCTATGTGAAGCTCAATATTTCCAGAATGTGATGCGTGTTGGTTTTCAGCTTAGATCAACTTTG GTGGCTGCTATATTTAGAAAATCTTTGAGGCTAACTAATGAAGGTCGAAAGAAGTTCTCATCTGGGAAACTTATGAATATGATAACTACAGACGCCAATGCACTACAG CAAATATGTCAACAACTTCATGGACTTTGGTCAGCACCATTCCGTATCATCATAGCAATGGTTCTCCTATACCAGCAACTAGGCGTTGCTTCACTTATTGGATCGCTAATGCTAGTTCTCATTGTCCCACTACAG ACATACGTGATTGCCAAAATGAGAAAACTGACAAAAGAAGGACTGCAGCAAACAGACAAGAGGGTTGGTATCATGCATGAAATTCTGGCTGCCATGGATACTGTAAA ATGTTATGCATGGGAAACAAGCTTTCAATGTAGAGTACAAAGCATACGGGATTATGAGCTATCTTGGTTTCGCAAAGCACATCTGTTAAATGCT CTCAATACCTTTATTCTAAATAGCATCCCAGTTCTTGTGACTGTAACTTCATTTGGAATGTTTACTTTACTTGGTGGAGAATTGACTCCTGCAAGGGCATTTACCTCACTATCTCTATTCACAGTTTTGCGCTTTCCATTAAACATGCTACCAAACTTACTAAGTCAG GTAGCAAATGCAAATGTATCGTTGCAAAGGCTGGAAGAATTATTCTTGGCTGAGGAGCGAAATCTAAAGCAAAATCCACCTCTTGTACCAGGACTTCCAGccatatcaataaaaaatggAAACTTTTCATGGGATGCAAAG GCAGAGAAGTCCACACTATCAAATATCAATGTGGAAATACCAATTGGAAGCTTAGTTGCAATAGTTGGTGGTACTGGAGAAGGAAAAACATCACTTATTTCAACAATGATTGGAGAGCTACCTCTTTTAAATGATGGAAATGCTATAATTAGAGGCACTGTTGCTTATGTTCCTCAGATTTCATGGATTTACAATGCTACAGTCAGTTGCAGCTTGCTTATGCTTCTAAACATTTTTACTTAtttcttttgtaataaattcAAACGAAACAAATACTGCAATTTACTTctaaatcacatctttttacaGGTACGTGAAAACATATTGTTTGGGTCAGAATTCGAATATGAACGATATTGGAAGGCCATTGATGTCACTGCTTTACAGCATGATCTCAACTTATTACCA GCACGTGATTTTACAGAGATTGGAGAAAGAGGAGTCAATATTAGTGGTGGACAAAAGCAAAGAGTTTCCTTAGCTAGGGCAGTCTATTCAGATTCAGATGTATATATATTCGATGATCCTTTAAGTGCTCTCGATGCTCATGTTGCTCATGAG GTTTTCAAAAACTGTATAAAGGAAGCACTGGGAGGAAAAACAAGGGTTCTTGTCACCAACCAGCTACATCTTCTCCCTCAAGTGGATAAAATTATTCTCCTTAGTGACGGCATGATTAAAGAGCAGGGAACTTTTGAGGAGTTATCAAAGTGTGGGTATCTATTTCAGAGACTAATGGAAAATGCTGGGAAAATGGAACAACAATCAGAGAGTAATGAAGGTAGAGAGGACCATGTCGAGGTTAATGTTTCAACCTCGAGCAATGAGGCACTTGTTCAGATTCCAAACGACACAAGCTATGAGAAGAAGGGAAAATTACGCAAATCAGTGCTTGTTAAGCAAGAAGAGCGGGAGACTGGTGTGGTTAGCTTGAAAGTTTTGGCGAG GTATAAATCTGCATTAGGAGGCCTATGGGTAGTTTTCATACTCTTTGCCTGCTACACATTAACAGAAGTTCTTCGAATTTCAAGTAGCACATGGTTAAGTGTTTGGACAGATCAAGATTCCACTTCAGATTATAATCCAGTATATTTTCTTGTCGTCTATGCACTTTTCTCCTTTGGACAG GTTGCTGTAACACTTGCAAACTCTTATTGGTTGATCATTTCTAACCTCCGTGCTGCAAAAAGATTGCATGATGCAATGCTAGATAAAATACTTCGGGCCCCAATGGTATTCTTCCAAACTAATCCTGTTGGCCGCATAATTAACAGGTTTGCAAAAGACATGGGAGACATAGACACCATGGTTTCTACTTTGGTGAATCAGTTTATGGGGCAACTCTGGCAGCTACTTTCTACCTTTGTTCTCATTGGCACTGTGAGCACAATATCTCTGTGGGCTATAATGCCATTGCTGATCTTCTTTTATGGAGCTTATATATATTACCAG AGCACCGCTCGAGAAGTGAAGCGTTTGGATTCAATTACAAGATCTCCTGTTTATGCACACTTTGGAGAAGCGTTGAATGGTTTGGCAAGCATACGCGCTTACAAAGCATATGATAGAATGGCTCACATTAATGGAAAATTCATGGATAAAAATATCAGATTTACCCTTGTGAATATTAGTTCAAACCGTTGGCTCACCATAAGGTTAGAATCATTAGGAGGGCTCATGATTTGGTTCATAGCTACATTTGCTGTATTGCAAAATGGAAGATCTGAAAACCAGGCAGCATTTGCATCTACAATGGGCCTTCTTCTCAGTTATACTTTAAACATAACAAGTCTCTTGAGTGGTGTCCTGAGACAAGCAAGTAGAGCTGAAAATAGTTTAAATGCTGTTGAGCGTGTTGGCACATACATTGATTTGGAAACTGAGGCTCCAAGAATAATTGAGACAAACCGTCCACCACCAGGATGGCCAACATCTGGTTTAGTTGAGTTTGAGAATGTTGTCCTGAGTTACAGGCCTGAACTTCCTCCAGTCTTGCATGGACTGTCCTTTACGGTATTGCCAACCGAGAAGGTTGGGGTAGTTGGAAGAACTGGTGCAGGAAAATCTAGCATGCTTAATGCTTTATTCCGTATCGTTGAGCTACAAAGTGGAAGAATCATTATTGATGGTTTTGACATTTCTATGTTTGGACTAGCAGATTTGCGAAGAGTTCTAACTATCATACCTCAATCACCAGTTCTTTTCTCTG GAACTGTTCGCTTCAATCTTGATCCATTTACTGAACACAATGATGCTGACATGTGGCAAGCTTTAGAAAGGGCACATTTGAAGGATGTAATAAGAAGAAATCCACTTGGTCTAGATGCACAG GTCTTGGAGGGTGGAGATAATTTTAGTGTTGGACAGAGGCAACTATTAAGTCTAGCCAGAGCATTGCTTCGAAGATCAAAGGTTCTTGTCCTGGACGAAGCGACTGCTGCTGTTGATGTTAGAACAGATGCTCTTATACAGAAAACCATCCGACAAGAGTTTCAGTCCTGCACAATGCTCATCATTGCACACAGACTAAATACAGTTATTGACTGCAATCGGATTCTATTGCTCGATTCTGGACGG GTCCTTGAGTATGACTCGCCGGACAAACTCTTATCGAATGAAGCAAGTGCATTCTACAAGATGGTTCAAAGTACAGGAGCTGCAAATGCTGAGTATTTATGTAGTTTAGTTTTTGGAAGGATTGTGAACAATTCtaatgaagaaaacaagggacTTGAAAATCAAATGAGACAGTTAGCTTCTTCCAACTGGGCTGCTGCTACACAATGTGCTATAGCTGCAACCCTTTCTTCATTGCATCTTAACCTTCAAAGCCCAAATGAAACTAAAGACAACAAAGATTTCCTCGAAAAAACGAAGGACGCGTTGACAACACTTCAGGAAGTT
- the LOC107471837 gene encoding ABC transporter C family member 2 isoform X2, translating to MQNQDPSWIGYIYAFSIFVGVSLGVLCEAQYFQNVMRVGFQLRSTLVAAIFRKSLRLTNEGRKKFSSGKLMNMITTDANALQQICQQLHGLWSAPFRIIIAMVLLYQQLGVASLIGSLMLVLIVPLQTYVIAKMRKLTKEGLQQTDKRVGIMHEILAAMDTVKCYAWETSFQCRVQSIRDYELSWFRKAHLLNALNTFILNSIPVLVTVTSFGMFTLLGGELTPARAFTSLSLFTVLRFPLNMLPNLLSQVANANVSLQRLEELFLAEERNLKQNPPLVPGLPAISIKNGNFSWDAKAEKSTLSNINVEIPIGSLVAIVGGTGEGKTSLISTMIGELPLLNDGNAIIRGTVAYVPQISWIYNATVRENILFGSEFEYERYWKAIDVTALQHDLNLLPARDFTEIGERGVNISGGQKQRVSLARAVYSDSDVYIFDDPLSALDAHVAHEVFKNCIKEALGGKTRVLVTNQLHLLPQVDKIILLSDGMIKEQGTFEELSKCGYLFQRLMENAGKMEQQSESNEGREDHVEVNVSTSSNEALVQIPNDTSYEKKGKLRKSVLVKQEERETGVVSLKVLARYKSALGGLWVVFILFACYTLTEVLRISSSTWLSVWTDQDSTSDYNPVYFLVVYALFSFGQVAVTLANSYWLIISNLRAAKRLHDAMLDKILRAPMVFFQTNPVGRIINRFAKDMGDIDTMVSTLVNQFMGQLWQLLSTFVLIGTVSTISLWAIMPLLIFFYGAYIYYQSTAREVKRLDSITRSPVYAHFGEALNGLASIRAYKAYDRMAHINGKFMDKNIRFTLVNISSNRWLTIRLESLGGLMIWFIATFAVLQNGRSENQAAFASTMGLLLSYTLNITSLLSGVLRQASRAENSLNAVERVGTYIDLETEAPRIIETNRPPPGWPTSGLVEFENVVLSYRPELPPVLHGLSFTVLPTEKVGVVGRTGAGKSSMLNALFRIVELQSGRIIIDGFDISMFGLADLRRVLTIIPQSPVLFSGTVRFNLDPFTEHNDADMWQALERAHLKDVIRRNPLGLDAQVLEGGDNFSVGQRQLLSLARALLRRSKVLVLDEATAAVDVRTDALIQKTIRQEFQSCTMLIIAHRLNTVIDCNRILLLDSGRVLEYDSPDKLLSNEASAFYKMVQSTGAANAEYLCSLVFGRIVNNSNEENKGLENQMRQLASSNWAAATQCAIAATLSSLHLNLQSPNETKDNKDFLEKTKDALTTLQEVLEGKHDDVIQQTLVKHNVPTERWWSTLHQLVEGLSVLIKLHPKNIQQLELDFERRSFH from the exons ATGCAAAATCAAGATCCATCTTGGATTGGTTATATCTATGCTTTCTCCATATTTGTTGGAGTG TCACTTGGTGTTCTATGTGAAGCTCAATATTTCCAGAATGTGATGCGTGTTGGTTTTCAGCTTAGATCAACTTTG GTGGCTGCTATATTTAGAAAATCTTTGAGGCTAACTAATGAAGGTCGAAAGAAGTTCTCATCTGGGAAACTTATGAATATGATAACTACAGACGCCAATGCACTACAG CAAATATGTCAACAACTTCATGGACTTTGGTCAGCACCATTCCGTATCATCATAGCAATGGTTCTCCTATACCAGCAACTAGGCGTTGCTTCACTTATTGGATCGCTAATGCTAGTTCTCATTGTCCCACTACAG ACATACGTGATTGCCAAAATGAGAAAACTGACAAAAGAAGGACTGCAGCAAACAGACAAGAGGGTTGGTATCATGCATGAAATTCTGGCTGCCATGGATACTGTAAA ATGTTATGCATGGGAAACAAGCTTTCAATGTAGAGTACAAAGCATACGGGATTATGAGCTATCTTGGTTTCGCAAAGCACATCTGTTAAATGCT CTCAATACCTTTATTCTAAATAGCATCCCAGTTCTTGTGACTGTAACTTCATTTGGAATGTTTACTTTACTTGGTGGAGAATTGACTCCTGCAAGGGCATTTACCTCACTATCTCTATTCACAGTTTTGCGCTTTCCATTAAACATGCTACCAAACTTACTAAGTCAG GTAGCAAATGCAAATGTATCGTTGCAAAGGCTGGAAGAATTATTCTTGGCTGAGGAGCGAAATCTAAAGCAAAATCCACCTCTTGTACCAGGACTTCCAGccatatcaataaaaaatggAAACTTTTCATGGGATGCAAAG GCAGAGAAGTCCACACTATCAAATATCAATGTGGAAATACCAATTGGAAGCTTAGTTGCAATAGTTGGTGGTACTGGAGAAGGAAAAACATCACTTATTTCAACAATGATTGGAGAGCTACCTCTTTTAAATGATGGAAATGCTATAATTAGAGGCACTGTTGCTTATGTTCCTCAGATTTCATGGATTTACAATGCTACA GTACGTGAAAACATATTGTTTGGGTCAGAATTCGAATATGAACGATATTGGAAGGCCATTGATGTCACTGCTTTACAGCATGATCTCAACTTATTACCA GCACGTGATTTTACAGAGATTGGAGAAAGAGGAGTCAATATTAGTGGTGGACAAAAGCAAAGAGTTTCCTTAGCTAGGGCAGTCTATTCAGATTCAGATGTATATATATTCGATGATCCTTTAAGTGCTCTCGATGCTCATGTTGCTCATGAG GTTTTCAAAAACTGTATAAAGGAAGCACTGGGAGGAAAAACAAGGGTTCTTGTCACCAACCAGCTACATCTTCTCCCTCAAGTGGATAAAATTATTCTCCTTAGTGACGGCATGATTAAAGAGCAGGGAACTTTTGAGGAGTTATCAAAGTGTGGGTATCTATTTCAGAGACTAATGGAAAATGCTGGGAAAATGGAACAACAATCAGAGAGTAATGAAGGTAGAGAGGACCATGTCGAGGTTAATGTTTCAACCTCGAGCAATGAGGCACTTGTTCAGATTCCAAACGACACAAGCTATGAGAAGAAGGGAAAATTACGCAAATCAGTGCTTGTTAAGCAAGAAGAGCGGGAGACTGGTGTGGTTAGCTTGAAAGTTTTGGCGAG GTATAAATCTGCATTAGGAGGCCTATGGGTAGTTTTCATACTCTTTGCCTGCTACACATTAACAGAAGTTCTTCGAATTTCAAGTAGCACATGGTTAAGTGTTTGGACAGATCAAGATTCCACTTCAGATTATAATCCAGTATATTTTCTTGTCGTCTATGCACTTTTCTCCTTTGGACAG GTTGCTGTAACACTTGCAAACTCTTATTGGTTGATCATTTCTAACCTCCGTGCTGCAAAAAGATTGCATGATGCAATGCTAGATAAAATACTTCGGGCCCCAATGGTATTCTTCCAAACTAATCCTGTTGGCCGCATAATTAACAGGTTTGCAAAAGACATGGGAGACATAGACACCATGGTTTCTACTTTGGTGAATCAGTTTATGGGGCAACTCTGGCAGCTACTTTCTACCTTTGTTCTCATTGGCACTGTGAGCACAATATCTCTGTGGGCTATAATGCCATTGCTGATCTTCTTTTATGGAGCTTATATATATTACCAG AGCACCGCTCGAGAAGTGAAGCGTTTGGATTCAATTACAAGATCTCCTGTTTATGCACACTTTGGAGAAGCGTTGAATGGTTTGGCAAGCATACGCGCTTACAAAGCATATGATAGAATGGCTCACATTAATGGAAAATTCATGGATAAAAATATCAGATTTACCCTTGTGAATATTAGTTCAAACCGTTGGCTCACCATAAGGTTAGAATCATTAGGAGGGCTCATGATTTGGTTCATAGCTACATTTGCTGTATTGCAAAATGGAAGATCTGAAAACCAGGCAGCATTTGCATCTACAATGGGCCTTCTTCTCAGTTATACTTTAAACATAACAAGTCTCTTGAGTGGTGTCCTGAGACAAGCAAGTAGAGCTGAAAATAGTTTAAATGCTGTTGAGCGTGTTGGCACATACATTGATTTGGAAACTGAGGCTCCAAGAATAATTGAGACAAACCGTCCACCACCAGGATGGCCAACATCTGGTTTAGTTGAGTTTGAGAATGTTGTCCTGAGTTACAGGCCTGAACTTCCTCCAGTCTTGCATGGACTGTCCTTTACGGTATTGCCAACCGAGAAGGTTGGGGTAGTTGGAAGAACTGGTGCAGGAAAATCTAGCATGCTTAATGCTTTATTCCGTATCGTTGAGCTACAAAGTGGAAGAATCATTATTGATGGTTTTGACATTTCTATGTTTGGACTAGCAGATTTGCGAAGAGTTCTAACTATCATACCTCAATCACCAGTTCTTTTCTCTG GAACTGTTCGCTTCAATCTTGATCCATTTACTGAACACAATGATGCTGACATGTGGCAAGCTTTAGAAAGGGCACATTTGAAGGATGTAATAAGAAGAAATCCACTTGGTCTAGATGCACAG GTCTTGGAGGGTGGAGATAATTTTAGTGTTGGACAGAGGCAACTATTAAGTCTAGCCAGAGCATTGCTTCGAAGATCAAAGGTTCTTGTCCTGGACGAAGCGACTGCTGCTGTTGATGTTAGAACAGATGCTCTTATACAGAAAACCATCCGACAAGAGTTTCAGTCCTGCACAATGCTCATCATTGCACACAGACTAAATACAGTTATTGACTGCAATCGGATTCTATTGCTCGATTCTGGACGG GTCCTTGAGTATGACTCGCCGGACAAACTCTTATCGAATGAAGCAAGTGCATTCTACAAGATGGTTCAAAGTACAGGAGCTGCAAATGCTGAGTATTTATGTAGTTTAGTTTTTGGAAGGATTGTGAACAATTCtaatgaagaaaacaagggacTTGAAAATCAAATGAGACAGTTAGCTTCTTCCAACTGGGCTGCTGCTACACAATGTGCTATAGCTGCAACCCTTTCTTCATTGCATCTTAACCTTCAAAGCCCAAATGAAACTAAAGACAACAAAGATTTCCTCGAAAAAACGAAGGACGCGTTGACAACACTTCAGGAAGTT
- the LOC107471837 gene encoding ABC transporter C family member 2 isoform X3, whose translation MRKLTKEGLQQTDKRVGIMHEILAAMDTVKCYAWETSFQCRVQSIRDYELSWFRKAHLLNALNTFILNSIPVLVTVTSFGMFTLLGGELTPARAFTSLSLFTVLRFPLNMLPNLLSQVANANVSLQRLEELFLAEERNLKQNPPLVPGLPAISIKNGNFSWDAKAEKSTLSNINVEIPIGSLVAIVGGTGEGKTSLISTMIGELPLLNDGNAIIRGTVAYVPQISWIYNATVSCSLLMLLNIFTYFFCNKFKRNKYCNLLLNHIFLQVRENILFGSEFEYERYWKAIDVTALQHDLNLLPARDFTEIGERGVNISGGQKQRVSLARAVYSDSDVYIFDDPLSALDAHVAHEVFKNCIKEALGGKTRVLVTNQLHLLPQVDKIILLSDGMIKEQGTFEELSKCGYLFQRLMENAGKMEQQSESNEGREDHVEVNVSTSSNEALVQIPNDTSYEKKGKLRKSVLVKQEERETGVVSLKVLARYKSALGGLWVVFILFACYTLTEVLRISSSTWLSVWTDQDSTSDYNPVYFLVVYALFSFGQVAVTLANSYWLIISNLRAAKRLHDAMLDKILRAPMVFFQTNPVGRIINRFAKDMGDIDTMVSTLVNQFMGQLWQLLSTFVLIGTVSTISLWAIMPLLIFFYGAYIYYQSTAREVKRLDSITRSPVYAHFGEALNGLASIRAYKAYDRMAHINGKFMDKNIRFTLVNISSNRWLTIRLESLGGLMIWFIATFAVLQNGRSENQAAFASTMGLLLSYTLNITSLLSGVLRQASRAENSLNAVERVGTYIDLETEAPRIIETNRPPPGWPTSGLVEFENVVLSYRPELPPVLHGLSFTVLPTEKVGVVGRTGAGKSSMLNALFRIVELQSGRIIIDGFDISMFGLADLRRVLTIIPQSPVLFSGTVRFNLDPFTEHNDADMWQALERAHLKDVIRRNPLGLDAQVLEGGDNFSVGQRQLLSLARALLRRSKVLVLDEATAAVDVRTDALIQKTIRQEFQSCTMLIIAHRLNTVIDCNRILLLDSGRVLEYDSPDKLLSNEASAFYKMVQSTGAANAEYLCSLVFGRIVNNSNEENKGLENQMRQLASSNWAAATQCAIAATLSSLHLNLQSPNETKDNKDFLEKTKDALTTLQEVLEGKHDDVIQQTLVKHNVPTERWWSTLHQLVEGLSVLIKLHPKNIQQLELDFERRSFH comes from the exons ATGAGAAAACTGACAAAAGAAGGACTGCAGCAAACAGACAAGAGGGTTGGTATCATGCATGAAATTCTGGCTGCCATGGATACTGTAAA ATGTTATGCATGGGAAACAAGCTTTCAATGTAGAGTACAAAGCATACGGGATTATGAGCTATCTTGGTTTCGCAAAGCACATCTGTTAAATGCT CTCAATACCTTTATTCTAAATAGCATCCCAGTTCTTGTGACTGTAACTTCATTTGGAATGTTTACTTTACTTGGTGGAGAATTGACTCCTGCAAGGGCATTTACCTCACTATCTCTATTCACAGTTTTGCGCTTTCCATTAAACATGCTACCAAACTTACTAAGTCAG GTAGCAAATGCAAATGTATCGTTGCAAAGGCTGGAAGAATTATTCTTGGCTGAGGAGCGAAATCTAAAGCAAAATCCACCTCTTGTACCAGGACTTCCAGccatatcaataaaaaatggAAACTTTTCATGGGATGCAAAG GCAGAGAAGTCCACACTATCAAATATCAATGTGGAAATACCAATTGGAAGCTTAGTTGCAATAGTTGGTGGTACTGGAGAAGGAAAAACATCACTTATTTCAACAATGATTGGAGAGCTACCTCTTTTAAATGATGGAAATGCTATAATTAGAGGCACTGTTGCTTATGTTCCTCAGATTTCATGGATTTACAATGCTACAGTCAGTTGCAGCTTGCTTATGCTTCTAAACATTTTTACTTAtttcttttgtaataaattcAAACGAAACAAATACTGCAATTTACTTctaaatcacatctttttacaGGTACGTGAAAACATATTGTTTGGGTCAGAATTCGAATATGAACGATATTGGAAGGCCATTGATGTCACTGCTTTACAGCATGATCTCAACTTATTACCA GCACGTGATTTTACAGAGATTGGAGAAAGAGGAGTCAATATTAGTGGTGGACAAAAGCAAAGAGTTTCCTTAGCTAGGGCAGTCTATTCAGATTCAGATGTATATATATTCGATGATCCTTTAAGTGCTCTCGATGCTCATGTTGCTCATGAG GTTTTCAAAAACTGTATAAAGGAAGCACTGGGAGGAAAAACAAGGGTTCTTGTCACCAACCAGCTACATCTTCTCCCTCAAGTGGATAAAATTATTCTCCTTAGTGACGGCATGATTAAAGAGCAGGGAACTTTTGAGGAGTTATCAAAGTGTGGGTATCTATTTCAGAGACTAATGGAAAATGCTGGGAAAATGGAACAACAATCAGAGAGTAATGAAGGTAGAGAGGACCATGTCGAGGTTAATGTTTCAACCTCGAGCAATGAGGCACTTGTTCAGATTCCAAACGACACAAGCTATGAGAAGAAGGGAAAATTACGCAAATCAGTGCTTGTTAAGCAAGAAGAGCGGGAGACTGGTGTGGTTAGCTTGAAAGTTTTGGCGAG GTATAAATCTGCATTAGGAGGCCTATGGGTAGTTTTCATACTCTTTGCCTGCTACACATTAACAGAAGTTCTTCGAATTTCAAGTAGCACATGGTTAAGTGTTTGGACAGATCAAGATTCCACTTCAGATTATAATCCAGTATATTTTCTTGTCGTCTATGCACTTTTCTCCTTTGGACAG GTTGCTGTAACACTTGCAAACTCTTATTGGTTGATCATTTCTAACCTCCGTGCTGCAAAAAGATTGCATGATGCAATGCTAGATAAAATACTTCGGGCCCCAATGGTATTCTTCCAAACTAATCCTGTTGGCCGCATAATTAACAGGTTTGCAAAAGACATGGGAGACATAGACACCATGGTTTCTACTTTGGTGAATCAGTTTATGGGGCAACTCTGGCAGCTACTTTCTACCTTTGTTCTCATTGGCACTGTGAGCACAATATCTCTGTGGGCTATAATGCCATTGCTGATCTTCTTTTATGGAGCTTATATATATTACCAG AGCACCGCTCGAGAAGTGAAGCGTTTGGATTCAATTACAAGATCTCCTGTTTATGCACACTTTGGAGAAGCGTTGAATGGTTTGGCAAGCATACGCGCTTACAAAGCATATGATAGAATGGCTCACATTAATGGAAAATTCATGGATAAAAATATCAGATTTACCCTTGTGAATATTAGTTCAAACCGTTGGCTCACCATAAGGTTAGAATCATTAGGAGGGCTCATGATTTGGTTCATAGCTACATTTGCTGTATTGCAAAATGGAAGATCTGAAAACCAGGCAGCATTTGCATCTACAATGGGCCTTCTTCTCAGTTATACTTTAAACATAACAAGTCTCTTGAGTGGTGTCCTGAGACAAGCAAGTAGAGCTGAAAATAGTTTAAATGCTGTTGAGCGTGTTGGCACATACATTGATTTGGAAACTGAGGCTCCAAGAATAATTGAGACAAACCGTCCACCACCAGGATGGCCAACATCTGGTTTAGTTGAGTTTGAGAATGTTGTCCTGAGTTACAGGCCTGAACTTCCTCCAGTCTTGCATGGACTGTCCTTTACGGTATTGCCAACCGAGAAGGTTGGGGTAGTTGGAAGAACTGGTGCAGGAAAATCTAGCATGCTTAATGCTTTATTCCGTATCGTTGAGCTACAAAGTGGAAGAATCATTATTGATGGTTTTGACATTTCTATGTTTGGACTAGCAGATTTGCGAAGAGTTCTAACTATCATACCTCAATCACCAGTTCTTTTCTCTG GAACTGTTCGCTTCAATCTTGATCCATTTACTGAACACAATGATGCTGACATGTGGCAAGCTTTAGAAAGGGCACATTTGAAGGATGTAATAAGAAGAAATCCACTTGGTCTAGATGCACAG GTCTTGGAGGGTGGAGATAATTTTAGTGTTGGACAGAGGCAACTATTAAGTCTAGCCAGAGCATTGCTTCGAAGATCAAAGGTTCTTGTCCTGGACGAAGCGACTGCTGCTGTTGATGTTAGAACAGATGCTCTTATACAGAAAACCATCCGACAAGAGTTTCAGTCCTGCACAATGCTCATCATTGCACACAGACTAAATACAGTTATTGACTGCAATCGGATTCTATTGCTCGATTCTGGACGG GTCCTTGAGTATGACTCGCCGGACAAACTCTTATCGAATGAAGCAAGTGCATTCTACAAGATGGTTCAAAGTACAGGAGCTGCAAATGCTGAGTATTTATGTAGTTTAGTTTTTGGAAGGATTGTGAACAATTCtaatgaagaaaacaagggacTTGAAAATCAAATGAGACAGTTAGCTTCTTCCAACTGGGCTGCTGCTACACAATGTGCTATAGCTGCAACCCTTTCTTCATTGCATCTTAACCTTCAAAGCCCAAATGAAACTAAAGACAACAAAGATTTCCTCGAAAAAACGAAGGACGCGTTGACAACACTTCAGGAAGTT